Proteins from one Candidatus Nitrospira nitrificans genomic window:
- a CDS encoding helix-turn-helix transcriptional regulator: MAHALTRQPFSRATFDTLSKVECQNLLEILHYVMQAETPDHVRDVLIRFQNYFSFTKALGGLVRLGPNQTFAGFGNVVNASYPDEWLYLYWKNGFADVDPVFKSALTSAGTQHWQEIYRGMSSEKEQEFIATARQFGLCDGITTGSVDQACGVATFCSFASEQPLDAKRLVPLVEYLGYYIHMALLRTASKSVSATGQCVKGLSSREVTILNWMKNGKTNWEIGKILGVSERTVRFHIERIFSKLEVTSRSQAVATAIEHGLPALHGLPSAM; this comes from the coding sequence ATGGCTCATGCACTCACGAGACAACCGTTCTCACGCGCGACATTCGACACACTCTCTAAAGTCGAATGTCAAAACCTTCTAGAAATTCTCCACTACGTGATGCAAGCGGAGACTCCCGATCACGTGCGGGATGTGCTTATTCGATTTCAAAACTATTTCTCCTTCACGAAAGCCTTAGGAGGTCTCGTCCGCCTCGGACCGAATCAAACATTCGCCGGATTCGGGAATGTCGTCAATGCCAGTTATCCGGATGAATGGCTGTACCTGTACTGGAAAAATGGGTTTGCGGACGTCGACCCGGTGTTCAAATCAGCCTTGACCTCAGCCGGCACTCAGCATTGGCAGGAGATCTATCGGGGCATGTCCTCCGAGAAGGAACAGGAGTTTATCGCCACCGCTCGCCAATTCGGCCTGTGCGACGGCATCACCACAGGATCGGTCGATCAAGCCTGTGGGGTCGCGACCTTCTGTTCGTTCGCCAGCGAGCAACCGCTTGATGCGAAGCGATTGGTTCCGCTCGTCGAATACCTGGGATATTATATTCACATGGCCTTGCTCAGAACCGCCTCGAAATCGGTGTCGGCAACCGGTCAATGCGTGAAAGGGCTTTCCTCTCGAGAAGTCACGATCCTCAATTGGATGAAGAACGGAAAAACCAATTGGGAAATCGGCAAGATTCTCGGAGTCAGCGAACGAACGGTCCGATTCCACATCGAGCGCATCTTTTCCAAACTCGAGGTGACGTCCCGCTCTCAGGCCGTTGCGACCGCCATCGAACACGGCCTCCCGGCACTTCACGGCTTGCCGTCAGCCATGTAG
- a CDS encoding OmpP1/FadL family transporter: protein MLTHARYLGGGIFMVIFWSCLLEPTDAQAQALRFQPQGARAAGQGNAFAAEADDASAIHYNPAGLTQAVGVQSILGLNAVGGSVKFKSPAGLDSRGDFNGSVNWPPPSNFYLSANLAPLGSPLLSPVTVGIGLAAPFGLNTSYPVDGPFNTAVTSAALPLIAIKPTIAYKISDALSVGVSADIYTFASFLGEGHVEQKQVSAGGLGIPAGASVELNGQGTGAGLTASMLYTPVKNQAGKSVVSIGLVYRSQAVMPLKGSFLVNGIKMADASTDLVLPQMVLGALAVWPIRSPEREWKVEVDVEYVGWSLNRNLDVRLSTGGTIPQPQQWKNVPVIAVGTEYKWLNPRWLPDWDIAARSGYTYTEDPVPDRTFNPATISLTAHTLSLGAGVLCKGAGRFLGLIPCSGESALWPKGIGLDLAYQEWFYESRTVTGNQNPTVDGTYHAFVHLGTFSFRYLF, encoded by the coding sequence ATGTTGACCCATGCGCGATATCTCGGCGGAGGTATTTTCATGGTCATCTTCTGGTCTTGCCTCCTGGAGCCGACGGATGCTCAAGCGCAGGCCCTACGTTTTCAGCCTCAAGGGGCGCGCGCCGCGGGGCAGGGCAATGCATTCGCGGCGGAAGCCGATGATGCTTCAGCCATCCACTACAACCCGGCCGGGTTGACTCAAGCGGTAGGAGTTCAAAGCATCCTGGGGCTGAATGCGGTTGGGGGTTCCGTCAAGTTCAAGAGCCCGGCCGGTCTCGATAGTCGCGGCGATTTCAACGGGAGCGTGAACTGGCCCCCTCCCAGCAACTTTTATCTCAGCGCCAATCTCGCCCCGCTTGGATCGCCCCTTCTCTCGCCCGTGACGGTGGGGATCGGGTTGGCGGCGCCGTTCGGCTTGAATACCAGCTACCCTGTTGATGGTCCGTTCAACACGGCCGTCACCTCGGCCGCGCTCCCGCTGATCGCAATCAAACCGACGATTGCGTATAAAATAAGCGATGCGCTCTCTGTCGGTGTGAGCGCCGACATTTATACCTTTGCAAGCTTTCTCGGTGAAGGACATGTGGAACAAAAACAGGTGAGCGCCGGAGGATTGGGAATTCCGGCCGGAGCGTCCGTCGAACTAAACGGTCAGGGAACCGGAGCCGGCCTGACGGCGAGCATGCTCTATACTCCCGTGAAGAACCAGGCCGGTAAATCGGTTGTTTCAATCGGGCTTGTCTATCGCTCGCAGGCTGTGATGCCCTTGAAAGGGTCGTTTCTCGTCAATGGAATAAAAATGGCCGATGCCTCGACGGATCTTGTATTGCCGCAGATGGTGCTCGGGGCGCTCGCGGTCTGGCCGATTCGATCCCCAGAGCGGGAATGGAAAGTCGAAGTCGATGTCGAATATGTGGGGTGGAGTTTGAATAGGAATCTTGATGTCCGCCTTTCAACCGGTGGGACGATTCCCCAGCCCCAACAGTGGAAGAACGTGCCGGTGATCGCGGTCGGAACCGAATATAAATGGCTGAATCCACGCTGGTTGCCGGATTGGGACATCGCAGCCCGTTCCGGTTATACCTATACGGAAGATCCCGTCCCTGATCGGACCTTCAATCCTGCGACCATTTCCCTGACGGCACACACATTGTCCCTCGGCGCGGGAGTGCTTTGCAAAGGAGCGGGACGATTCCTGGGTCTGATTCCGTGCAGCGGCGAGTCGGCGCTGTGGCCGAAAGGCATCGGGCTCGATCTTGCTTATCAGGAATGGTTCTATGAATCACGCACGGTGACCGGCAATCAAAATCCGACCGTGGACGGGACCTACCACGCCTTCGTCCATCTGGGAACGTTCAGTTTTCGGTATTTATTTTAA
- the uvrC gene encoding excinuclease ABC subunit UvrC: MTVDFQSKLAHLPGSPGVYLFKNEQGEIIYIGKAAVLADRVRSYFQKGADHSPKTGLLVSCVTDVETLVTRSELEALILESNLVKRHKPRFNIVLRDDKQYPYVRLPIKDDFPRLSIVRRVQKDGALYYGPYTPANALRETLKVIKHVFPLATCAIDIDGTADRACIEFEIKRCMAPCTGNQSKEEYHQIVKQVRQFLEGRDLELLDDLRARMETAADREEFEEAARLRDRLFKIQRMLEKQRITQTSSTDQDVIGLARQGSAVDLQILFVRGGLLIGRKDFFWPQSADTPDEELVRSAIEQFYNKDGQPPREVLSPAKLEDAMLIEQWLSDKRGEPVRILTPERGAKHQLVLLAEENAAAAVADHLRDEELDRQAGEELKRLLRLEQAPHRIEGFDISNTMGNQSVASMVVWEDGQMKKADYRRFKIQTVTGANDFASMKEVVTRRYRREENLAQPDLILIDGGLGQLAAALEGLKEAGHPGLPILGLAKARGDKEERVFLAGRKNPIVLRSTSPATHLLQHVRDEAHRFAITFHRKLRGKSLLSSKLDQVVGIGEIRRNQLLNRFGSLDKLVSASDEALREAGLTAETVLNFRRALEQEHPSTSTRRLK, from the coding sequence ATGACTGTTGACTTCCAATCCAAACTCGCCCATCTGCCCGGTAGTCCCGGCGTCTACTTGTTCAAGAACGAGCAAGGAGAAATCATTTACATCGGGAAAGCCGCGGTGCTCGCCGATCGCGTCCGATCCTATTTCCAGAAGGGAGCAGACCACAGCCCCAAGACCGGTCTTCTCGTCAGTTGCGTCACGGACGTAGAGACACTGGTGACCCGATCTGAGCTTGAAGCCCTGATTCTGGAGAGCAATCTGGTCAAGCGCCACAAACCCCGTTTCAACATCGTGTTGCGGGACGACAAGCAGTATCCCTATGTGCGGCTGCCCATCAAAGACGATTTTCCACGCCTCTCGATCGTGCGCCGCGTGCAAAAAGACGGGGCCCTTTACTACGGCCCCTATACCCCCGCGAACGCCTTGCGGGAAACGTTGAAAGTCATCAAACACGTCTTTCCTCTCGCCACATGCGCGATAGACATCGACGGGACCGCCGACCGCGCCTGCATCGAATTCGAGATCAAGCGATGCATGGCGCCCTGCACCGGCAATCAGTCGAAAGAGGAGTACCACCAGATCGTCAAACAGGTCCGCCAGTTTTTGGAAGGCCGGGATCTTGAATTACTGGACGATCTGCGTGCCCGCATGGAAACGGCGGCCGACCGGGAGGAATTCGAAGAAGCGGCCCGGCTGCGCGACCGTCTCTTTAAGATCCAACGCATGCTGGAAAAGCAGCGGATCACGCAGACCTCGTCGACCGATCAGGACGTGATCGGCTTAGCCAGACAAGGTTCGGCAGTGGACCTCCAGATTCTGTTCGTGCGCGGCGGCTTGCTGATCGGACGGAAAGATTTCTTCTGGCCTCAGTCGGCGGACACGCCGGACGAGGAGCTGGTCCGGTCCGCGATCGAACAGTTCTACAACAAGGACGGCCAGCCGCCCAGAGAAGTCCTGAGCCCGGCCAAACTGGAGGACGCCATGTTGATCGAACAGTGGCTCTCCGACAAGCGGGGCGAACCAGTCCGGATTCTGACACCCGAACGCGGCGCCAAGCATCAGCTCGTCCTCTTAGCCGAAGAGAATGCGGCGGCGGCGGTCGCCGATCACTTGCGCGATGAGGAACTCGACCGGCAAGCGGGTGAGGAGCTGAAACGGCTGCTGAGGCTGGAACAGGCTCCACATCGAATCGAAGGGTTCGATATCTCGAATACGATGGGCAACCAATCAGTCGCCTCGATGGTCGTGTGGGAAGACGGACAGATGAAGAAGGCGGACTATCGGCGGTTCAAAATCCAAACGGTCACAGGGGCCAACGACTTCGCCAGCATGAAAGAAGTGGTCACGCGTCGCTACCGGCGAGAGGAGAATCTGGCGCAGCCGGATCTGATTCTCATCGACGGCGGGTTAGGCCAACTGGCCGCCGCGCTGGAGGGACTCAAGGAGGCGGGACACCCGGGGCTACCGATCCTGGGGCTGGCCAAGGCCCGCGGCGACAAAGAGGAGCGCGTCTTCTTGGCGGGAAGAAAAAATCCGATTGTCCTCCGATCCACCTCTCCGGCCACCCATCTGTTGCAACATGTTCGCGATGAAGCGCATCGCTTCGCGATCACATTTCACCGAAAGTTGCGCGGCAAGTCACTGCTCAGTTCAAAACTGGATCAAGTCGTCGGGATCGGGGAAATTCGGCGCAATCAGCTTCTCAACCGGTTCGGCAGCCTCGACAAGCTGGTTTCGGCCAGCGATGAAGCCCTACGGGAGGCAGGACTCACTGCGGAGACCGTGTTGAATTTCCGCCGGGCGCTTGAACAAGAGCATCCGTCGACCTCGACTCGCCGCTTAAAATAA
- the dapF gene encoding diaminopimelate epimerase — protein sequence MKNGFFRGHGLGNDYLVMDRKELTFKLIPKNIKSVCDRNWGVGSDGILALVPSRKADFGLRIFNPDGSEAEKSGNGLRIFARYLHATGKTKKTRFTVETKGGLVGIDLHINRHGDAAAATVAMGVATFKPDALPCSLNVPELIQQPIEAAGRSLIFTGVSVGNPHCVVFKPTGESWSREELLALGPALENHRLFPKRINVQLAVPTGRNEVFILIWERGAGETQASGSSSCAAASAAVRLGLVKSPVTVKMPGGVLNITVAPDFSLTMKGPVAEVARGTLSPSFVRSLR from the coding sequence ATGAAGAACGGTTTCTTCCGCGGACATGGCCTCGGCAACGATTATCTGGTGATGGATCGCAAGGAGCTGACGTTCAAGTTGATCCCAAAGAACATCAAGTCGGTCTGCGACCGCAATTGGGGCGTAGGCAGCGACGGAATTTTAGCGTTGGTCCCTTCGAGGAAGGCGGATTTCGGCCTGCGCATTTTCAACCCGGACGGCAGCGAGGCGGAAAAGTCGGGGAACGGCCTCCGAATCTTTGCGCGTTATCTCCATGCGACCGGGAAGACGAAGAAAACGCGTTTCACGGTCGAGACAAAGGGCGGGCTGGTCGGCATTGACCTGCATATAAACCGGCATGGCGATGCAGCCGCTGCGACCGTCGCGATGGGCGTCGCCACGTTCAAGCCGGATGCGCTCCCCTGTTCACTGAACGTGCCTGAGTTGATTCAGCAGCCGATCGAAGCGGCAGGCCGCTCGTTGATTTTTACCGGCGTCAGTGTCGGCAATCCCCATTGTGTCGTCTTCAAGCCCACCGGAGAATCCTGGTCACGGGAGGAACTCTTGGCCCTTGGGCCGGCCCTGGAAAACCACAGGCTGTTTCCTAAACGGATCAACGTGCAGCTCGCGGTTCCAACCGGACGTAACGAAGTCTTCATTCTGATTTGGGAGCGAGGCGCAGGAGAGACGCAGGCCTCCGGCTCGTCGTCCTGTGCGGCAGCCAGCGCGGCGGTGCGCCTGGGCTTGGTCAAGAGTCCCGTCACCGTGAAGATGCCGGGGGGCGTGCTGAATATCACCGTGGCTCCGGACTTCAGCCTCACCATGAAGGGGCCGGTGGCCGAAGTCGCGCGTGGGACATTGAGCCCGTCGTTCGTCCGCTCGCTACGCTGA
- a CDS encoding VOC family protein, with translation MTNLRVKKFLHTRMRVSDLDETIRFYSTVLGLEVIERKTSPRGSHLAFLKVPNSDELIELTSFPPSGPVKVQEDLVHLAFQVESLDETIASLNAQRVKITDGPTTTSSGSRFIFIDAPDGYEIELIERPAGETIV, from the coding sequence ATGACTAATTTACGAGTCAAAAAGTTTCTCCACACCCGCATGCGGGTCAGCGATTTGGATGAGACCATCCGGTTTTACTCGACCGTCTTGGGCCTTGAGGTCATCGAACGGAAAACCTCGCCTCGCGGATCACACCTCGCCTTCTTGAAGGTACCCAACAGCGACGAGTTGATCGAACTGACCAGTTTCCCGCCAAGCGGCCCGGTGAAGGTCCAGGAAGACCTCGTGCATTTGGCTTTTCAAGTCGAAAGCCTCGATGAAACGATCGCTTCGCTCAATGCGCAGCGGGTCAAGATCACCGACGGCCCGACGACCACCTCTTCCGGCAGCCGGTTCATCTTCATTGACGCGCCCGACGGTTATGAGATCGAGCTCATTGAACGGCCGGCCGGCGAGACAATCGTGTGA
- a CDS encoding GNAT family N-acetyltransferase, producing the protein MTDPVIRNIQPDDREPVVQLLGESDPWRRLGYSKDDWNRIFCPTPQGRDCYVALLDGQVAGVAIVKQKFLLGDYLELLGVAEWARQKGIGGRLLQHIEELVFQRTKNLFACVSDFNESARAFYKKHGYLEIGPMPNFLIPGSAEVLLRKTAGPARNSQ; encoded by the coding sequence ATGACTGACCCGGTGATCAGGAACATACAGCCGGACGATCGTGAGCCCGTCGTTCAATTGCTCGGTGAGTCCGATCCCTGGAGAAGACTCGGATACTCGAAGGACGATTGGAACCGCATCTTTTGTCCGACGCCTCAGGGAAGAGACTGTTATGTCGCTCTTCTCGATGGACAAGTGGCGGGCGTCGCCATCGTGAAGCAGAAATTTCTCCTGGGCGATTATTTGGAGCTCTTAGGCGTGGCTGAATGGGCTCGTCAGAAGGGAATCGGCGGTCGGCTGTTGCAGCACATCGAGGAGCTCGTCTTTCAGAGAACCAAGAACCTCTTCGCCTGCGTGTCGGACTTTAACGAGTCCGCTAGGGCCTTCTACAAGAAACACGGCTATCTGGAAATCGGCCCCATGCCCAATTTTTTGATTCCAGGCAGCGCCGAAGTGCTCTTGCGCAAAACGGCAGGACCGGCAAGAAACAGTCAATAG
- a CDS encoding polysaccharide deacetylase family protein: MRRHVLRRLLIGLLSAAASWPFVPVDGVAQVIKSGPPTCPGVALTFDLCPVRKGPGYDRPLMDYLITHHIPATFFMSGKWIAKHEPEVNRLLGMEFFEVGTHGDVHAHLPMHNADEQRAEILGPVKILQDRYARPATLFRPPYGEYNDVTVAVTQLLGLQFIQWNIESGDPDPTLSAERILAKVAQRAKPGSIIVFHANGKGKQTRQVIEQLTSDILPRKGLRPMTVSELLNCTPPTHD, encoded by the coding sequence ATGCGACGACACGTTCTGCGACGCCTGCTGATCGGCTTGCTGTCAGCCGCGGCTTCCTGGCCGTTCGTTCCCGTAGACGGTGTGGCCCAAGTGATCAAGTCCGGTCCACCGACCTGCCCGGGTGTGGCACTGACATTCGATCTCTGTCCCGTGCGGAAGGGACCCGGCTACGATCGGCCGTTGATGGACTATCTGATCACACATCATATTCCCGCCACCTTCTTCATGTCCGGCAAGTGGATAGCCAAACATGAACCGGAAGTGAACCGTCTGTTGGGCATGGAATTTTTCGAAGTCGGGACCCATGGTGACGTCCATGCCCACCTTCCCATGCACAATGCCGACGAACAGCGCGCGGAGATCCTTGGCCCCGTCAAAATCCTGCAAGACCGTTATGCCCGTCCGGCGACGTTGTTTCGGCCGCCGTACGGCGAATACAACGACGTGACCGTCGCCGTGACACAGCTGCTCGGCCTGCAGTTCATCCAATGGAACATCGAATCGGGCGATCCGGACCCCACGCTCTCCGCCGAGCGGATCCTCGCCAAAGTCGCGCAGCGCGCGAAACCGGGGAGCATCATCGTCTTCCATGCCAACGGCAAGGGCAAGCAAACCCGGCAAGTGATCGAGCAGCTCACGTCGGACATCCTGCCCCGGAAAGGACTCCGACCCATGACCGTCAGCGAGCTGCTGAACTGTACTCCCCCGACCCATGACTGA
- a CDS encoding site-2 protease family protein, whose product MQVPSWEIGRALGIPIRIHASWFVVFLLVTWSLSTGYLPDSLPGLTSGRYWAMGGLAAVLLFASVLLHELGHSYVALYYHIPIEKITLFIFGGVAHMRKEAPTPRAEFLIALAGPAVSFVIGGLCFGFVELAEAIQRQHGLQGWVMLGALLGFVNMQLGLFNMIPGFPLDGGRMLRAGLWAWGKDFYRATKQAAGVGLAFGLMLGLAGLVVLYGAASGGLPTSMASNGGWVVVIGMFLFAAALASRRQADMRQSLAAVPIRDVMATTVASVPSHCTLDVAVNQYFQSYGYGGFPVLEDGRLVGLITTLEIQSVPPSLWPWRRVEQVMRPRSESLVIEPDSPVMHALERMAREGWDRLVVMQDGEIVGLVTHSTIVHFLQLRSGSSR is encoded by the coding sequence ATGCAAGTACCTTCCTGGGAAATCGGTCGCGCGTTGGGAATTCCGATCCGCATCCATGCCTCATGGTTCGTGGTGTTTCTCCTCGTCACCTGGTCGCTCTCGACCGGGTATTTGCCGGACAGTTTGCCCGGGCTCACGTCCGGACGTTATTGGGCCATGGGGGGCCTCGCGGCAGTCCTGTTATTCGCCTCCGTGCTCTTGCATGAGCTCGGCCATTCCTACGTCGCGTTGTACTACCACATCCCGATTGAAAAGATTACGTTGTTTATTTTCGGCGGCGTGGCTCACATGCGGAAGGAAGCCCCCACACCCCGCGCCGAATTTCTCATTGCGTTGGCCGGGCCGGCGGTCAGCTTTGTGATCGGCGGTCTGTGCTTTGGGTTCGTGGAGCTGGCCGAGGCGATTCAACGGCAACATGGCCTCCAGGGGTGGGTCATGCTCGGGGCCTTGCTGGGTTTCGTCAATATGCAACTCGGGCTCTTCAATATGATTCCAGGTTTTCCGCTGGACGGCGGGCGGATGTTACGCGCGGGGCTGTGGGCATGGGGAAAGGATTTTTATCGAGCGACCAAGCAAGCCGCAGGGGTCGGCCTTGCGTTTGGATTGATGCTTGGGCTGGCGGGCCTTGTCGTGCTGTACGGGGCCGCGAGCGGCGGATTGCCGACGTCGATGGCATCGAACGGCGGGTGGGTGGTGGTCATCGGCATGTTTCTCTTCGCCGCCGCCCTGGCGAGCCGTCGCCAAGCCGACATGCGCCAGTCGTTGGCGGCGGTCCCTATTCGGGATGTCATGGCGACGACGGTCGCCTCCGTTCCGTCGCATTGCACGCTGGATGTGGCGGTGAATCAGTATTTCCAATCCTATGGCTACGGCGGTTTCCCCGTGTTAGAGGACGGGCGATTGGTGGGACTGATCACCACGCTTGAGATTCAGAGCGTCCCGCCGTCGCTGTGGCCCTGGCGCAGGGTCGAGCAGGTGATGCGTCCTCGTTCGGAATCGTTGGTGATCGAGCCGGATAGTCCTGTGATGCATGCGCTGGAGCGTATGGCCCGCGAAGGGTGGGATCGCTTGGTGGTCATGCAGGATGGGGAAATCGTCGGGCTTGTGACCCATTCGACCATCGTGCATTTTCTACAGCTACGCAGCGGTTCCAGCCGATAA
- a CDS encoding YihY/virulence factor BrkB family protein, with translation MTVLRFLIETVTAFLRQGCPSLAAALAFFSLLSLFPLVFLLLYGISFLVSQTIIGEQFILSFLKGFLPSLGERLAEELHRISALESVRWLVFLSFFWFGGLVFYELDYALNVVFESTQKRHPLISSAISIALLGSTGLLLFLSYVATQTITFLTAYAPKLWGLDLVALAAHDFHLTYTLPFSLAFLTVSLLYRLVPRRRPQWRHAMAGALTFSLLWVSAKLLFVSYSDYATVYARLYGSLLEVVLLLLWVYYSAGLLLFGGIIARKLQQVTCLPQPTTTDD, from the coding sequence ATGACCGTCCTCCGCTTCCTGATCGAGACTGTCACCGCGTTCTTGCGCCAGGGCTGCCCGAGTCTGGCGGCGGCCTTGGCCTTTTTCTCCCTACTCTCGCTCTTTCCGCTCGTCTTTCTTCTCCTGTATGGGATCAGCTTCCTGGTCAGCCAAACCATCATCGGCGAGCAATTCATCCTGAGCTTCCTGAAGGGCTTTCTGCCTTCATTGGGTGAACGATTGGCTGAAGAGCTGCACCGGATCAGCGCATTGGAAAGTGTGCGCTGGCTCGTATTTCTGTCGTTCTTCTGGTTTGGAGGGCTCGTTTTTTACGAGCTCGACTACGCGCTCAACGTGGTATTTGAAAGCACCCAAAAGCGTCACCCGTTGATTTCTTCCGCGATCTCCATCGCCCTGCTGGGATCGACAGGGCTTCTATTGTTCCTCTCCTATGTCGCCACGCAAACCATCACCTTTCTGACCGCCTATGCGCCGAAGCTGTGGGGGCTCGATCTCGTCGCCCTCGCCGCCCATGATTTTCATCTCACATACACCCTCCCCTTTTCCCTGGCGTTCCTGACGGTGAGCCTGCTGTACCGCCTGGTGCCTCGCCGCCGCCCTCAGTGGCGCCACGCCATGGCAGGCGCGCTGACGTTCAGCCTGCTCTGGGTTTCGGCGAAGTTGTTGTTCGTGAGCTACAGCGACTATGCCACGGTCTACGCACGGCTCTATGGATCGTTGTTGGAGGTCGTCCTCTTGCTCCTGTGGGTGTACTATTCCGCCGGACTCTTGCTTTTCGGTGGGATCATCGCCCGCAAGCTACAACAGGTCACCTGCCTGCCTCAACCAACGACGACTGATGATTAG
- a CDS encoding NADH-quinone oxidoreductase subunit N, with protein sequence MTFSAADLFLILPELLIVTAACIVLVLDPVLRASDKDGLVWLSLGTLAVCMGLTASQIQAPAAIFSGLVVIDAYGAFWKLLLYFVTGLTILLSHSYLKEERLYFGEYYGFVLLSLSGMMVMVSSADLLTLYLGTELMSLSLYVMAGLKRSEPRSLEASAKYFVLGAFSSGILLYGISLLYGATGSTRLPEIAAAISGRNLDDPLLLFATILLAVGFGFKLAVVPFHMWTPDVYQGAPTSVTAFMAVAAKAASFGAFLRVFIEGLGGLKANWSAMFLILCLATLILGNIVALVQTNVKRMLAYSSIAHAGYALIGVVATGHIGTSSGIASVLLYLSLYAFMTFGAFAIVAMLRKDGIEGENIEDFTGLAKRHPVAALLMLIFMVSLAGIPPTAGFIGKLYVFMSAVEAGLPWLAAVALIFAVISAYYYLRLVMVMYMREPIDLSSASPRMVMSPSLSIVLACAVAGVVIFGIYPNPLVDFAMQAVSALK encoded by the coding sequence ATGACCTTCTCGGCGGCGGACTTGTTCCTCATCCTTCCGGAATTGCTGATCGTCACGGCAGCCTGCATCGTGCTCGTGCTCGATCCGGTGCTGCGGGCCTCCGACAAAGACGGCTTGGTGTGGCTGAGCCTGGGAACACTTGCCGTGTGCATGGGATTGACGGCTTCCCAAATACAGGCTCCCGCCGCAATCTTCAGCGGGCTCGTCGTGATCGATGCCTACGGAGCCTTCTGGAAGCTGCTCCTCTACTTCGTCACCGGCCTGACCATTCTTCTCTCTCATTCCTATTTGAAAGAAGAGCGGCTGTACTTCGGCGAATATTACGGCTTCGTCCTGCTCTCGCTCTCGGGGATGATGGTCATGGTCTCGTCGGCCGATTTGTTGACCCTCTATCTGGGCACCGAGCTGATGTCCCTCTCGCTGTATGTCATGGCGGGCCTGAAGCGATCGGAACCTCGCTCCTTGGAAGCCTCGGCCAAGTACTTCGTGTTGGGAGCGTTTTCATCGGGAATCCTCCTCTACGGCATCTCGCTCCTCTATGGAGCGACCGGAAGCACCAGGCTGCCGGAGATCGCCGCGGCGATCTCCGGTCGTAACCTGGACGATCCGCTCTTGTTGTTTGCCACGATCCTGCTCGCGGTCGGATTCGGGTTCAAACTTGCCGTGGTGCCGTTTCACATGTGGACGCCGGATGTCTACCAAGGCGCTCCGACCTCCGTCACCGCCTTCATGGCGGTTGCAGCCAAAGCCGCAAGCTTCGGCGCATTTCTCAGAGTGTTCATCGAAGGACTCGGTGGCCTGAAAGCCAACTGGTCCGCGATGTTCCTCATCCTTTGCCTTGCCACCCTGATCTTGGGGAATATCGTCGCATTGGTGCAAACGAATGTGAAACGCATGCTGGCCTACTCAAGCATCGCCCATGCCGGCTACGCGCTGATCGGCGTGGTCGCAACCGGACACATCGGGACCTCGTCCGGTATCGCCAGCGTGCTGCTGTATCTCTCGCTCTATGCGTTCATGACGTTCGGCGCGTTCGCCATCGTCGCCATGCTTCGCAAGGACGGGATCGAAGGAGAAAACATCGAAGATTTCACCGGTCTCGCCAAACGGCATCCGGTGGCCGCGCTGCTCATGTTGATCTTCATGGTCTCGCTGGCGGGCATTCCTCCGACCGCGGGGTTCATCGGAAAACTGTATGTCTTTATGTCGGCGGTGGAAGCCGGTCTGCCGTGGCTGGCTGCCGTCGCGCTCATCTTTGCCGTCATCTCGGCCTATTACTACCTCCGGCTGGTGATGGTCATGTACATGCGCGAGCCGATCGACCTGTCGAGCGCGAGCCCTCGCATGGTCATGTCACCGAGTCTCTCCATCGTGTTGGCCTGCGCGGTGGCCGGGGTGGTCATCTTTGGGATCTATCCGAACCCACTCGTGGACTTCGCCATGCAAGCGGTATCAGCGCTCAAGTAA